One region of Wyeomyia smithii strain HCP4-BCI-WySm-NY-G18 chromosome 3, ASM2978416v1, whole genome shotgun sequence genomic DNA includes:
- the LOC129730054 gene encoding uncharacterized protein LOC129730054, which translates to MEDSYKISAYCRGCKKQSQQAEGDLPGVVSARPMSLSLLVVAVMICLLATLTQISARPSDASSIVAAVSSSPDAASVLHQHRDRRSAEKEQSNDDDYYDDNYLRVKRCYEDEDVNELCQRCSKVTKSSIVFPMCCSNEDATMDWCKAYVYYGIQN; encoded by the exons ATAAGCGCCTACTGCCGCGGGTGCAAAAAACAATCACAGCAGGCCGAGGGCGACCTACCCGGCGTTGTTTCCGCTCGACCGATGTCACTGTCACTGCTGGTGGTTGCCGTGATGATCTGTTTACTAGCCACACTGACGCAGATCTCGGCCAGACCCTCAGACGCCAGTAGTATTGTAGCGGCAGTATCCAGCTCGCCGGACGCCGCTTCCGTTCTGCACCAGCATCGCGATCGACGCTCAGCTGAAAAGGAACAGTCCAACGACGACGATTACTACGATGACAACTATCTACGCGTCAAGCGTTGCTATGAAGAC GAGGATGTCAACGAACTGTGTCAACGCTGCTCCAAGGTAACAAAGTCCTCCATCGTGTTTCCGATGTGCTGCAGTAACGAGGACGCGACGATGGACTGGTGCAAGGCGTACGTTTATTACGGAATACAGAATTAA